The DNA region TATCGGGCGAGGGGTACGGCCCGATGACCGGACGGGAGTGGGGGCTGCGGGCCGAGCGGGTGACGCGGACGGCCGGCGGTGCGCTGCTGCTCGACGGGGTGAGCCTGGCGCCGCGCCCCGGCCAGGTCACCGGGCTGCTCGGGCCGAACGGTTCGGGGAAGTCGACGCTGCTGCGGGTCCTCGCGGGGGTGCTGGCGCCGGACGCCGGGGTGGTGACCCTTGACGGCGATCCGCTGTCCGGGCTGCCGCGCCGGACGGTCGCCCGCCGGCTCGCCACCGTCGAGCAGCACGCCGACACCCAGGTCGATCTGACGGTGTCGGACGTCGTACGGCTCGGGCGCGTCCCGCACCGCCGGGCGTGGGCGCCGGCCGCGGCGGGCGACGAGGCGGCGGTACGGGCGGCGCTGGCCCGCACCGGGCTCGGCGACCGGGCGGACCGGGCGTGGCGCACGCTGTCGGGCGGTGAGCGGCAGCGCGTCCAGATCGCCCGGGCGCTCGCCCAGGAGCCGCGCGAGCTGCTCCTCGACGAACCCACCAACCACCTGGACATCCAGCACCAGTTGGAGCTGCTCGCGCTGCTCACCGGGCTCGGCCTCACGAGCGTGATCGCGCTGCACGACCTCAATCTGGCGGCGATGTACTGCGACCATCTGGTGGTGCTGCGGGCGGGGCGGGTGGTGGCGAGCGGCCCGCCGGCGGAGGTCCTGACGGCGGAGCTGATCGCCGACGTGTACGGCGTCCGCGCCGCCGTGTCCCGCCCGGACCCGGACGGGCGCCCGCACATCCGCTTCCTGGGGCCCGTCGCACCGGTCCTGCCTGTCGTGCCCGTCGTCAGTCCGCGAGCGTCCAGTTGAGCTCGGTACGCAGGTCCCGCGGGTCCATGTCGGGCGTCGGGCGCGTCACGTACACCTCCCAGCGCAGCTCGCCGGGCCGCAGTCCCTGCTCGCGGATCCAGCCCGCGAGCGACTCCCAGGCCGCGCCGAGCCCGTCGAAGCCGCCCCGGTGCGTCACCCGGGCGACCCGCCCGCCGGGCAGCCGGCCGGCGACCACCCCGTCCTCGCTGCGTACCTCCCGGCCGACGGCGAAGCCCACCTCCAGGTCCAGCTTCTCCCCCGACGCTCCCCGGTAGAGCCCGAACGCGGCGCTCTCCGGGGCGATCTCCTGCTCGTGCAGCACCCGTCCGAGCGCACCGAACGCCCCGTCGAAGAACCCGCGCAGCTCGGCGGGCGCCACGGCCCCGCGGACGACGGCGGTCGTGACGGGTTCGAGGTCGACGAGGCGCGGCCGGGTGTCGGGGTCGGGCTCGGGGGTGGTGGCGTCGCTGCTCATCTCGCTCCGTTCGGCGTACGGGAAAGGCCATGGGGAAGGTACCGACCGGAACACCGGGGCCCCGGCCCGCCGCGCGGGCAGGGCCGGGGCCGGCTGTGTGGTGAGGCGTCAGATGCCGCAGTTCGGGGCCGACCAGTAGCGGCTGGGGCGGTGGTCGACGTGGGTGTGGTCGTTGTGGTCGGGGTAGCCCGGACCCAGGATGCCGTTGAAGCCGTGGTTGCGGGCCTGCTGGGCCATGGTGCAGAGGGAGTGCGAGCCCGCGCCGAGGTCGGCGGCGTCGCCGTAGAGGTGACGGCTGGTGCTGGCGCCGCCGACGGCCGCGTTGCAGGCCGTGCTGCGGAATCCGCTCGTCACGCGGATCGGCGCGTCGCCCAGGGCGTGCCGGAGGGCCTCCAGCTTCCACATGGTGCGCAGGGCGTTCGACTTGGCCGTCGCCGCACTCACCGCGCCGCCGGCCCAGGTGGTGTTGCAGGTGTTGAGCTCGGCGTACGAGAAGTGCGCGGGGGTGCAGTCGTCGTCCTGCAGGGCGTAGATCTTGCTGAACGTCGCGGGCCCGGCGACCCCGTCGGCGGCGAGGCCGTACGCGGACTGGAAGCGCTTGACGGCCGCGGCGGTGGCGGGGCCGTAGGAACCGTCGATCGCCAGCACCCCGCCGTAGCCGGGATACCCGGCGACCCGGATCTGCAGGGCGGTCACATCGGCGCCGCTCGCGCCCTGGGAGAGCGTGCGGGACCAGGTGTAGCAGGCGTCGGCCTGGGCGGGGCCGGCGGTCGCGAGGACCCCGAGCACGACGGACGACAGGAGCATGACAAAGGAGAGCAACAGGCGTACGGGGCGGGACTGAGCGGTGGATCTGGGCATCGAACCTCCATCACCGAGTGAGCCTGGACGGGCCTGAACCGACCCGCGGAAGCGGGCCGCCCCCGAGGCTGGCGGACGGGGTATACGCGCGTCAACCTCGCGTCGTCGCCGCCAATGGTCGGACCGGTGAAACCTTGGGGGCCGGGGCGGACTCCGCCTCTCTACGTCGCCGCCCTGCCGGGGTCAGCAGACCGTGCCGGGCGTGCGCGCGACGGCGGCGAGGAGGTCGCGGACGAGGTCGTAGTCGATCGCGTCCGGCTTGCGGAACCGGATGCAGCCCTTGCCCATGTCCTGGCCTGCGAGCCGCTCGGCGAAGGCCTCGGCCACGTCCGCGCGCATCAGGTAGAAGGAGATGTACTGCTTCTGACTGGCGAAGGCGATCTCCGCCGCCCCGTCCCGGGTGTACGCGGGCATCCCGTACGCGATCGTCTCGACGAACCCGCCCAGCTCCCCCCGGCACAGCTCCCGCAGCCGGCCGAGAGCGGCCGCCCGGTCGCCGGTGATCCCGGCGAGGTAGCCGTCGACGTCCTGAGCCGGGGTGCGCACCATGGCAGCCAGTCTAGGAGAACCGAACCCGGACCCGGGCAGGGCCGGCAGCCGCCGGCTCAGGCAGAGAGGACGCCCGTCGTCAGGAGGCCGAGGAGGAGGACGCCGACGACCAGGCGGTAGATCACGAAGGCGTTGAAGGAGTGCTGGGCGACGTACTTCAGCAGCCAGGCGATCGACGCGTACGCCACCACGAAGGAGACGGCCGTGCCGACGATCAGCGGGCCGGTGGCCGCGCCGGTGCCGACGGCGTCCTTGAGCTCGTAGACGCCGGCGCCGGTGAGGGCGGGGATGCCGAGGAAGAAGGAGAGGCGGGTCGCGGCGACCCGGTCGAGGTCCAGCATCAGGGCGGTGGACATCGTCGCGCCCGAGCGCGAGAAGCCGGGGAAGAGCAGGGCGAGGATCTGCGAACCGCCCACCAGCATCGCGTCCTTGAGGTCGGTGTCGTCCTCGCCGCGCTTGTGCCGGCCCATCCGGTCCGCCGCCCACATCACGCCGCTGCCGACGATGAGCGAGGCGGCGACCACCCACAGAGAGGCGAGCGGGCCGTCGATCAGCGGCTTGGCCGCCAGGCCCACGACCACGATCGGGATGGTCGCGAAGATGATCCACCAGGCGAACTTGTAGTCGTGGTGGTAGCGCTCCTCCTTGTCCCTGAGGCCGCGCACCCAGGCGGTGACGATGCGGACGATGTCCTTGAAGAAGTAGACGAGGACGGCGGCGATCGCGCCGACCTGGATCACCGCGGAGAAGCCCACCACCGCCGGGTCGTCGACCGGGATGCCCATCAGCCCCTCGGTGATCTTCAGATGCCCGGTGGAGGAGATGGGCAGGAATTCGGTGATGCCCTCGACGATGCCGAGAAT from Streptomyces fradiae includes:
- a CDS encoding ABC transporter ATP-binding protein; this encodes MTGREWGLRAERVTRTAGGALLLDGVSLAPRPGQVTGLLGPNGSGKSTLLRVLAGVLAPDAGVVTLDGDPLSGLPRRTVARRLATVEQHADTQVDLTVSDVVRLGRVPHRRAWAPAAAGDEAAVRAALARTGLGDRADRAWRTLSGGERQRVQIARALAQEPRELLLDEPTNHLDIQHQLELLALLTGLGLTSVIALHDLNLAAMYCDHLVVLRAGRVVASGPPAEVLTAELIADVYGVRAAVSRPDPDGRPHIRFLGPVAPVLPVVPVVSPRASS
- a CDS encoding GyrI-like domain-containing protein, whose amino-acid sequence is MSSDATTPEPDPDTRPRLVDLEPVTTAVVRGAVAPAELRGFFDGAFGALGRVLHEQEIAPESAAFGLYRGASGEKLDLEVGFAVGREVRSEDGVVAGRLPGGRVARVTHRGGFDGLGAAWESLAGWIREQGLRPGELRWEVYVTRPTPDMDPRDLRTELNWTLAD
- a CDS encoding D-Ala-D-Ala carboxypeptidase family metallohydrolase, which produces MPRSTAQSRPVRLLLSFVMLLSSVVLGVLATAGPAQADACYTWSRTLSQGASGADVTALQIRVAGYPGYGGVLAIDGSYGPATAAAVKRFQSAYGLAADGVAGPATFSKIYALQDDDCTPAHFSYAELNTCNTTWAGGAVSAATAKSNALRTMWKLEALRHALGDAPIRVTSGFRSTACNAAVGGASTSRHLYGDAADLGAGSHSLCTMAQQARNHGFNGILGPGYPDHNDHTHVDHRPSRYWSAPNCGI
- a CDS encoding iron chaperone, whose amino-acid sequence is MVRTPAQDVDGYLAGITGDRAAALGRLRELCRGELGGFVETIAYGMPAYTRDGAAEIAFASQKQYISFYLMRADVAEAFAERLAGQDMGKGCIRFRKPDAIDYDLVRDLLAAVARTPGTVC
- a CDS encoding undecaprenyl-diphosphate phosphatase yields the protein MSAISLGQATILGIVEGITEFLPISSTGHLKITEGLMGIPVDDPAVVGFSAVIQVGAIAAVLVYFFKDIVRIVTAWVRGLRDKEERYHHDYKFAWWIIFATIPIVVVGLAAKPLIDGPLASLWVVAASLIVGSGVMWAADRMGRHKRGEDDTDLKDAMLVGGSQILALLFPGFSRSGATMSTALMLDLDRVAATRLSFFLGIPALTGAGVYELKDAVGTGAATGPLIVGTAVSFVVAYASIAWLLKYVAQHSFNAFVIYRLVVGVLLLGLLTTGVLSA